A single Bufo bufo chromosome 6, aBufBuf1.1, whole genome shotgun sequence DNA region contains:
- the EMG1 gene encoding ribosomal RNA small subunit methyltransferase NEP1, which produces MAARRGPTSVNHTEEGEPQIKRRKDKRLIVLLEGASLETVRVGKTYELLNCDQHKNILVKNGRDPGEVRPDITHQSLLMLLDSPLNRAGLLQVYIHTQRNVLIEVNPQTRIPRTFPRFCGLMVQLLHKLSVRAADGPQKLLKVIKNPITDHLPAGCLKVGTSFQGESVPCVRDLVATDQPMMIVIGAFAHGSVNVDFTERLVSISQYPLSAALTSAKICTAFEEVWGVV; this is translated from the exons ATGGCGGCGCGCAGGGGACCCACGAGTGTAAATCACACAGAGGAAGGGGAGCCGCAAATAAAGCGGCGGAAAGACAAGAGGCTGATCGTGTTACTGGAGGGGGCCAGCCTGGAGACCGTGCGG GTTGGGAAAACATACGAATTATTAAACTGCGACCAACATAAAAACATCCTGGTGAAGAATGGGCGAGACCCTGGCGAGGTGCGGCCGGACATCACCCATCAG agtTTGCTGATGTTGTTGGACAGTCCTCTGAACCGGGCCGGATTGTTACAAGTCTATATCCACACACAGAGGAACGTTCTCATCGAGGTCAACCCACAGACCCGCATCCCCCGAACCTTCCCCCGATTCTGTGGTCTGATGG TACAACTGCTGCATAAGCTGAGCGTCCGAGCTGCCGATGGACCCCAGAAACTTTTAAAg GTTATTAAGAATCCAATAACAGATCACCTTCCTGCTGGGTGCTTGAAGGTCGGCACCTCCTTTCAGGGTGAGAGCGTTCCTTGCGTTCGGGATCTAGTCGCCACCGACCAGCCTATGATGATCGTAATCGGAGCGTTTGCACATGGCTCG GTTAATGTAGATTTCACGGAGCGCCTCGTGTCCATCAGTCAGTATCCTCTGTCCGCAGCCCTGACCTCTGCGAAGATCTGCACTGCTTTCGAAGAAGTCTGGGGGGTGGTATGA